One segment of Nostoc piscinale CENA21 DNA contains the following:
- a CDS encoding translocation/assembly module TamB domain-containing protein: MTNSRHQERQIKSRTRVRMWLLILSRAGIPLLGVLLVGLILGIWRLQSFIHKELAPLAEQSLTNTINRPVKLGKVTNFTLTGVNFGASEIPATSTDPDKAAVAAVEVGFNPWQLVFNRQLKLDVTLVNPDVYIEQDDQGRWITTTIAPPSKSGLIKTDLDHLRLRNGKVNLLSQQKKGVVTFAQLNGSAQLLENNQLVNFDVAGQAESGGNVAIKGQFRPKTLVADIQLHGQDLLASTITNLVKLPLNLQAGRVNGDLQVKLAPEQTPLLYGSADLQKVTLQIPRVPQLLSNTEGDIYFKGTEIRLDNLNTNYGKIPVVANGIIDSKTGLQLTGRIKTVSVANAQSTLKLKLPVPVTGQLKADIQITGKATNPILSGAVATINTARIDKINFKTITSKFEFSANDALLTLRDVQGETTVGGEIIGGGQISVGKSPRLNLAFTAKNFAGDTIAKIYNSSPTFRIGRVAATAQVTGTPTNVRTAVQWQVPQATYPGRGELIIASDRTIYFQNVALKVGRGVVRAVGKYAKERWQAVVTGDGVQLEPFVNKNQLQNVSLDGAEFNGRLILAGTSGPFQISSIRSQGAAVQIAGGAVAIASIQLQNQNFTAQLVANNINVGRILKQAPPALQGRLAGTFQIAGNRDNFSLKTLRGSGKANLSVAGGTVTATNIQLANGNYQAQLVANNLAVQELTPKTSPIRGRLAGQFNVAGSVESFKPQTIQASGQAKLTVAGGTITAANIKVNNGRYQAQIQAKNVPVQRLTKVPPQFQGDLTGQLNVTGSVTSFQPQTIQASGQAKLNVAGGTITATNIRVADGRYQAQVAATNVPLQKLAAVPPQFQGDLTGQLNVAGSVTSFQPQTIQASGQGKLNIAGGTITASNIQVNQGRYQAILDAGGVQLTKLNQQLRGQLGGRLQVAGALGSATLANINASGKVQLSQGLPGLERPLTAAIAWNGEKLAINQLTAPGLNVTGDITANANKAGIPEITALNLDVQAQDYNLQQLPINLPNQVALKGKVDFNGKVTGKLPLPNVSGKIALRDLVVQNIAFEPLLTGSIDSAQGRGLNLNLMGNRDRIAFNLDGNNRPQSFLVQWQDASAKGQFQGNNIALNVQNFPLQILNVSVPPALRLGTGTVAGLISGDLQVNQQTFAANGNLAIASPKIGRIQGNELTAQFSYANGKATLTSSKFVKGNSIYAFTGSFGQSPKGPQLQGKINISQGKIQDVLAVAQIFEIQDFQRGISEPAYGTATDLTTYSRGLPNQTLFDQLRRFYEIEAELAQQQQQRRDSNLLPELADLQGTFNGDIALDTATANGLSVQFDINGQNFTWGKETESDRYYNAKQIIAQGSFENGVLQLRPLRIELDNSSLLAFTGNIGGKDQSGQLRVRNFPIGLINNFVKLPVDITGNLNGSAALAGGIANPQAQGELEITDGTLNQKPVESATASFSYINGRLNFGSNVSVAGPEPVNITGSIPYQLPFATTAPASNEISLDVKVRNEGLALLNVLTDQIAFEKGEGEIDLTVRGTRQRPELTGIATVKDATFAAQALPGKIRRVTGKINFNFDRIVVEGLAGRFSRGQVNAAGEIPVFNNGEVASNPLTVNLEKLNLNLKGLYKGGASGNLQITGSALNPLIGGQIRLSDGQVLLAESTNTNQPTNSDAVKANKQDKTEARSNPNVARLNNLELTLGNNIQITRPPILSFSATGNLKVNGALNQPVPDGTIRLQKGGVNLFTTQFNLVRGYKNTATFRADSPRDPILDVRLFAKVLDAVQTSDFTRNNSVGGLGSLESVRVEARVQGPASKLNENLELTSSPSRSQTEIVALLGGGFVDTQGRADSTLGLINIAGSAVFNNFQTTFNQIANAFGLSEFRIFPTVISDNPEAGRNSSTLELAAEAGVDISTKFSISSIKILTANDPFQWGINYRINDELRVRASTNLEDDSRAVIEYQTRF, from the coding sequence ATGACTAACTCTCGCCATCAAGAACGTCAAATTAAATCCCGTACCCGTGTGCGGATGTGGTTGCTGATTTTAAGTCGGGCTGGCATTCCGTTGTTAGGAGTCTTGTTAGTAGGACTTATTCTGGGGATTTGGCGGTTACAGAGTTTTATCCACAAAGAGTTAGCGCCGTTAGCAGAACAAAGCCTCACCAATACAATTAACCGTCCCGTCAAACTGGGAAAAGTCACCAACTTTACCCTCACAGGTGTAAATTTTGGGGCTTCAGAAATTCCCGCTACATCTACAGACCCCGATAAAGCAGCAGTGGCGGCTGTAGAAGTGGGTTTTAATCCGTGGCAATTAGTTTTTAACCGTCAACTCAAGTTGGATGTCACTTTAGTTAACCCTGATGTCTACATTGAACAAGACGACCAAGGACGTTGGATTACAACAACCATTGCACCACCAAGCAAAAGCGGATTAATTAAAACAGATTTAGATCATCTGCGGTTGCGGAATGGCAAAGTGAACCTACTCAGTCAACAGAAAAAAGGGGTAGTGACATTTGCCCAACTTAACGGTTCTGCCCAACTGTTAGAGAATAACCAACTGGTGAATTTTGATGTGGCGGGACAGGCCGAAAGCGGTGGCAATGTGGCTATTAAAGGACAATTCCGTCCAAAAACTCTAGTTGCTGACATCCAGTTGCATGGCCAAGATTTACTCGCTTCGACAATTACGAATTTGGTAAAGTTACCGCTGAATTTACAAGCCGGGAGAGTGAATGGTGACTTGCAAGTTAAGCTTGCGCCAGAACAAACTCCTTTGTTGTATGGCAGTGCCGATTTACAAAAAGTGACGCTGCAAATTCCCCGCGTCCCCCAATTGTTAAGTAATACAGAAGGGGATATTTACTTCAAAGGGACAGAAATTAGGCTAGATAATCTCAATACCAACTACGGCAAAATTCCGGTAGTTGCCAACGGCATTATTGATAGTAAAACAGGCCTTCAGTTAACTGGGCGAATTAAAACAGTGAGTGTTGCGAATGCCCAAAGTACACTCAAGTTGAAATTACCTGTACCTGTAACGGGACAACTCAAAGCGGATATCCAAATTACTGGTAAAGCGACAAACCCGATTCTCTCTGGTGCGGTTGCCACAATTAACACGGCTCGGATTGATAAAATCAACTTTAAAACTATTACGAGTAAGTTTGAATTTTCGGCGAATGATGCTTTGTTAACTTTGCGAGATGTTCAAGGCGAAACCACTGTGGGAGGGGAAATAATCGGGGGCGGTCAAATATCTGTGGGTAAAAGTCCAAGATTGAATTTGGCTTTTACTGCCAAGAATTTTGCGGGGGATACGATCGCTAAAATCTACAACTCCAGCCCGACTTTCCGTATTGGCAGAGTCGCCGCCACCGCCCAAGTTACAGGTACTCCCACCAATGTGAGAACGGCGGTACAGTGGCAAGTACCCCAAGCTACCTACCCAGGTAGAGGGGAATTGATCATCGCCAGCGATCGCACAATTTACTTCCAAAATGTCGCCCTGAAAGTTGGTCGCGGTGTAGTCCGGGCAGTGGGTAAATATGCCAAAGAACGTTGGCAAGCCGTCGTTACAGGTGATGGTGTGCAGTTAGAACCCTTTGTGAATAAAAATCAACTGCAAAACGTTTCCTTGGATGGGGCAGAATTTAACGGAAGGTTGATTTTAGCTGGTACTAGTGGGCCATTTCAAATTAGTTCGATTCGTAGTCAAGGGGCAGCTGTGCAGATTGCTGGTGGGGCAGTTGCTATTGCCAGTATCCAACTCCAAAACCAAAACTTTACCGCCCAATTAGTTGCCAATAATATCAACGTAGGACGTATTCTCAAACAAGCACCCCCAGCTTTGCAAGGGCGCTTGGCGGGAACTTTCCAAATCGCCGGGAATCGAGATAATTTCAGCTTGAAAACCCTGCGTGGTAGCGGCAAAGCTAACCTCAGCGTCGCTGGCGGTACAGTTACAGCCACAAATATTCAACTCGCCAATGGCAATTATCAAGCGCAGTTAGTTGCAAATAATTTGGCTGTCCAGGAACTCACACCCAAGACTTCACCAATTCGCGGTCGGTTAGCTGGTCAATTTAATGTGGCGGGTTCCGTGGAATCCTTCAAACCCCAAACTATCCAAGCCAGTGGTCAAGCCAAGTTAACGGTTGCAGGGGGGACAATTACCGCCGCAAATATCAAAGTTAATAACGGTCGTTATCAAGCGCAGATTCAAGCCAAAAATGTACCAGTCCAACGCTTGACCAAAGTCCCGCCCCAATTTCAAGGAGATTTAACAGGTCAATTAAACGTGACGGGTTCGGTGACATCTTTCCAACCCCAAACCATTCAGGCTAGTGGTCAAGCTAAATTGAATGTGGCAGGGGGGACAATTACCGCCACGAATATTCGCGTGGCTGATGGACGTTATCAGGCACAAGTCGCAGCGACTAATGTACCCTTGCAAAAATTAGCAGCCGTCCCGCCCCAATTTCAAGGAGATTTAACAGGTCAATTAAACGTGGCGGGTTCGGTGACATCCTTCCAACCCCAAACCATTCAAGCCAGTGGTCAAGGCAAGTTAAATATTGCCGGGGGGACGATTACCGCCTCAAATATTCAAGTGAATCAAGGACGTTATCAAGCTATCTTGGATGCGGGTGGTGTGCAGTTAACGAAGTTGAATCAGCAATTGCGGGGGCAATTGGGCGGTAGATTACAAGTTGCTGGGGCGCTGGGTTCGGCAACCTTAGCTAACATCAATGCCTCTGGTAAGGTGCAGTTATCTCAAGGTTTGCCAGGTTTAGAACGACCATTAACAGCTGCGATCGCTTGGAATGGTGAGAAACTAGCAATTAATCAACTCACCGCCCCTGGGTTAAATGTCACGGGAGACATCACAGCCAACGCCAACAAAGCAGGCATTCCAGAAATTACTGCCTTAAATTTGGATGTCCAAGCCCAGGACTATAATTTGCAACAGTTACCGATTAATTTGCCTAATCAAGTAGCGTTGAAAGGCAAGGTAGATTTTAACGGCAAAGTCACAGGCAAATTACCCTTACCAAACGTCAGTGGTAAAATTGCCTTACGGGACTTGGTAGTACAAAACATTGCCTTTGAACCACTGCTAACAGGTAGTATTGATTCTGCCCAAGGGCGGGGTTTGAACTTAAATTTAATGGGCAATCGAGACCGCATCGCCTTCAATTTAGACGGCAATAATCGCCCCCAATCCTTTTTAGTGCAGTGGCAAGATGCTTCAGCCAAAGGACAATTTCAAGGCAATAACATCGCCTTGAATGTGCAGAACTTCCCCTTACAAATCTTGAATGTTTCTGTACCACCAGCTTTGCGTTTAGGTACGGGTACAGTAGCTGGGTTAATTAGTGGCGACTTGCAAGTTAATCAACAAACATTTGCCGCCAATGGTAATTTAGCGATCGCATCCCCAAAAATTGGACGCATTCAAGGCAATGAATTAACAGCCCAATTCAGCTATGCTAATGGCAAAGCCACACTCACCAGTAGTAAATTTGTCAAAGGTAACAGTATTTATGCCTTTACTGGTAGTTTTGGTCAAAGTCCTAAAGGGCCACAACTCCAAGGCAAAATCAACATCAGCCAAGGCAAAATCCAAGATGTGTTAGCTGTTGCCCAAATATTTGAAATTCAAGACTTTCAGCGAGGCATATCAGAACCAGCTTACGGCACAGCCACCGACTTAACTACCTATTCTCGTGGTTTACCCAATCAAACTTTATTTGATCAACTGCGCCGCTTTTACGAAATTGAAGCAGAATTAGCACAACAGCAACAACAACGGCGGGATTCCAATCTATTACCAGAACTAGCAGACTTACAGGGAACCTTTAACGGTGACATTGCCTTAGATACAGCCACAGCCAACGGATTATCTGTACAGTTTGATATTAACGGGCAGAACTTTACCTGGGGTAAAGAAACCGAAAGCGATCGCTACTACAATGCAAAACAAATCATTGCCCAAGGTAGCTTTGAAAATGGTGTCTTGCAGTTACGCCCGTTACGCATCGAGTTAGATAATAGTAGTCTCTTAGCGTTCACAGGTAACATCGGCGGTAAAGACCAATCAGGTCAGTTGCGAGTTAGGAATTTTCCCATCGGCTTAATTAATAACTTTGTCAAACTTCCAGTTGATATCACAGGTAATTTGAATGGTTCTGCCGCCTTAGCAGGTGGTATCGCTAATCCCCAAGCCCAAGGCGAATTAGAAATTACTGACGGAACCCTGAATCAAAAGCCAGTAGAATCAGCTACCGCCAGCTTTAGCTATATCAATGGTCGGTTGAATTTTGGTAGTAATGTCTCTGTTGCTGGGCCAGAACCAGTGAACATTACTGGCAGCATCCCTTATCAGTTACCCTTTGCAACTACTGCACCCGCCAGCAATGAAATTAGTTTAGATGTCAAAGTCCGCAATGAAGGGTTAGCACTACTAAATGTCTTAACAGATCAGATAGCCTTTGAGAAAGGTGAAGGTGAAATTGATTTAACAGTCCGGGGAACCAGACAACGCCCAGAGTTAACCGGAATTGCCACCGTTAAAGATGCCACTTTTGCAGCCCAAGCCTTACCGGGTAAAATCAGACGGGTAACAGGCAAGATAAATTTCAATTTTGACCGCATTGTTGTAGAAGGTCTCGCAGGCAGATTTAGTCGGGGTCAAGTAAATGCGGCTGGGGAAATTCCTGTCTTTAATAATGGAGAAGTCGCAAGTAATCCTCTGACTGTGAATTTAGAAAAATTAAATTTAAACCTCAAAGGATTATATAAAGGTGGTGCCAGTGGGAATTTACAAATTACAGGTTCAGCCTTAAACCCCCTGATTGGTGGTCAAATTCGGTTATCTGATGGTCAGGTTTTATTAGCAGAATCAACCAACACCAATCAACCTACAAATAGCGATGCTGTCAAAGCCAACAAACAAGATAAAACAGAAGCAAGAAGTAATCCCAATGTCGCTAGATTAAATAATCTGGAATTAACATTAGGTAACAATATCCAAATTACTCGTCCGCCAATTCTTAGCTTTAGTGCTACAGGTAATTTAAAAGTTAATGGCGCTTTAAATCAGCCTGTACCTGATGGTACAATTCGGCTGCAAAAAGGTGGCGTGAATTTATTTACCACCCAATTTAACTTAGTGCGTGGCTATAAAAATACAGCCACATTTCGGGCTGACTCACCCCGTGACCCCATTTTAGATGTGCGGTTATTTGCCAAAGTACTAGATGCAGTGCAAACATCAGATTTCACCAGAAACAATTCCGTCGGCGGCTTAGGTTCATTAGAAAGTGTGCGGGTGGAAGCGAGAGTCCAAGGGCCAGCTAGTAAACTCAATGAAAATCTCGAACTTACTAGCAGTCCCTCACGCAGTCAAACCGAAATTGTTGCTTTATTAGGCGGCGGGTTTGTTGACACTCAAGGACGTGCTGATAGTACATTAGGCTTAATTAATATTGCAGGTTCCGCTGTATTTAATAACTTTCAAACAACCTTTAATCAAATTGCCAATGCTTTTGGTTTGAGTGAATTTCGCATATTTCCAACTGTGATTTCTGATAATCCCGAAGCGGGTAGAAATAGTTCCACATTAGAATTAGCTGCTGAAGCTGGTGTTGATATTTCTACAAAATTTTCGATTTCCAGCATCAAGATTTTAACAGCTAATGACCCCTTTCAGTGGGGGATAAACTACCGCATTAACGATGAATTAAGGGTACGTGCTTCTACTAATTTAGAAGATGATAGCCGCGCAGTGATTGAATATCAAACAAGGTTTTAA
- a CDS encoding caspase, EACC1-associated type produces the protein MSKLALLVGVSEYTQGLNPLPAATKDVEAIQRVLLHPEMGNFDSVQPLINPEPLAMQEAIENLFANRQRDDLVLLFFSGHGIKDSSGKLYFATRLTRKTSQGELVKATAVPASFVHDIMSNSRSRHQVIILDCCFSGAFAENLLAKDDGSINVKNQLGGEGRVVLTSSTSTQYSFEQKGTELSIYTQYLVEGIETGAADSNSDGAIAVDELHNYAKQRVQETVPAMKPEIYAVKEGFKILLVKAGIRDPQRRYQKEVERVLTDGNIFPPDRRYLDELSSQLGISQVEANYIEIAVLEAYKNYQNNLEQYKQILLGHIQRESTLSDITRHKLNQFIERWELKYEDVLLIENQIRQQLKVASIAEKPSNSVPTFNAKTSNIRSQPRSSNSWVGVVIIFIALSFPLTVGWVIFRFVTSIFPEISIQQEPEITKTEYEAVKYGMTYAEVVKIIGSPGTEDGGSQLSSDTTITYYKWKKGFSEPNVTMTFKNNRLIHKGTWW, from the coding sequence ATGTCAAAGTTAGCTTTACTAGTTGGCGTAAGTGAATACACACAAGGGTTAAATCCCCTACCTGCTGCGACAAAAGATGTGGAAGCTATACAGCGAGTTCTACTGCATCCGGAAATGGGGAATTTTGATAGTGTGCAACCACTGATTAACCCTGAACCATTAGCAATGCAGGAAGCCATTGAGAACCTTTTCGCTAACCGTCAACGAGATGATTTAGTGTTACTCTTTTTTTCCGGTCATGGGATTAAAGACTCTAGTGGAAAACTTTACTTTGCTACTCGTCTCACCCGCAAAACATCTCAAGGAGAATTAGTTAAAGCTACGGCTGTTCCTGCAAGTTTTGTACATGACATCATGAGCAACAGTCGCTCACGACATCAAGTAATTATTCTTGACTGCTGCTTTAGCGGAGCCTTTGCAGAGAACTTGTTAGCTAAGGATGATGGTTCCATCAATGTGAAAAATCAATTGGGAGGTGAAGGGCGAGTTGTACTGACTTCCTCAACTTCTACTCAATACTCTTTTGAGCAAAAAGGCACAGAACTGTCAATTTATACGCAGTATTTAGTAGAAGGAATTGAAACTGGGGCTGCGGATTCCAACAGCGATGGAGCGATCGCAGTAGATGAATTACACAACTATGCTAAACAAAGAGTACAAGAAACTGTCCCGGCAATGAAGCCCGAAATTTATGCAGTCAAAGAGGGCTTCAAAATTTTGCTTGTTAAAGCTGGGATTCGTGATCCACAACGAAGATATCAAAAAGAAGTCGAAAGAGTTTTAACTGATGGCAATATCTTTCCACCAGATCGCCGCTATCTTGATGAATTATCAAGTCAGCTAGGAATCTCCCAAGTTGAAGCTAATTATATTGAAATTGCCGTCTTAGAAGCCTATAAAAACTATCAAAATAACTTGGAACAATACAAGCAGATTTTATTAGGTCACATCCAACGTGAATCTACTTTAAGTGACATAACTCGTCACAAGCTCAATCAATTTATAGAACGTTGGGAGCTTAAATATGAGGATGTCTTACTAATAGAAAATCAAATTAGGCAACAATTAAAAGTTGCGTCAATAGCTGAAAAACCTTCTAATTCTGTTCCTACCTTCAATGCAAAAACATCAAATATCAGGTCGCAACCCAGAAGCTCTAATTCCTGGGTTGGTGTAGTGATAATTTTCATCGCTCTCAGTTTTCCCTTAACAGTGGGTTGGGTAATATTTCGTTTTGTTACATCAATTTTTCCAGAAATTTCTATCCAACAAGAGCCTGAAATTACAAAAACTGAGTATGAAGCAGTAAAATATGGAATGACCTACGCAGAAGTTGTGAAAATCATTGGTTCACCAGGAACAGAAGATGGTGGAAGCCAATTGAGTTCTGATACAACAATCACCTATTATAAATGGAAAAAAGGCTTTTCAGAACCCAATGTTACTATGACATTTAAGAATAACAGATTAATTCACAAAGGAACTTGGTGGTAA
- the guaA gene encoding glutamine-hydrolyzing GMP synthase: MNTAVTLLTEQAPQPVEELRQLERQMIIILDFGSQYSELIARRIRETQVYSEVLSYRTTAEQLRQLNPKGIILSGGPNSVYSEKAPHCDPEIWHLGIPILGVCYGMQLMVNQLGGEVAKADRGEYGKASLYIDDPTDLLTNVEDGTTMWMSHGDSVVKMPTGFEILAHTENTPCAAVADHEKKLYGVQFHPEVVHSIGGLALIRNFVYHICECEPTWTTAAFVEEAIREIRAKVGDKRVLLALSGGVDSSTLAFLLHKAIGDQLTCVFIDQGFMRKYEPERLVKLFQEQFHIPVEYVNARDRFLDTIAGVTDPEEKRRRIGHEFISTFEEASKRLGPFDYLAQGTLYPDVIESADTNVDPQTGERVAVKIKSHHNVGGLPKDLRFKLVEPLRKLFKDEVRKVGRSIGLPEEIVQRQPFPGPGLAIRIIGEVTAERLNILRDADLIVRQEINQRGLYNEVWQAFAVLLPIRSVGVMGDQRTYAFPIVLRIVTSEDGMTADWARLPYDVLEVISNRIVNEVKGVNRVVYDITSKPPGTIEWE, from the coding sequence ATGAATACAGCGGTGACTCTACTAACCGAACAAGCACCTCAACCAGTAGAAGAATTGAGGCAGCTTGAGCGTCAAATGATTATTATTTTAGACTTTGGCTCTCAGTATTCCGAACTGATAGCCCGACGCATTCGTGAAACTCAGGTATATTCTGAAGTTCTGTCTTATCGCACCACGGCCGAACAACTGCGGCAACTCAACCCCAAAGGCATTATTCTTTCTGGCGGGCCGAATTCAGTTTACAGCGAAAAAGCTCCCCACTGTGACCCAGAAATTTGGCATTTAGGTATTCCAATTCTGGGTGTATGTTATGGGATGCAGTTGATGGTAAACCAACTCGGCGGGGAAGTGGCAAAAGCCGATCGCGGTGAGTATGGCAAAGCCTCATTATATATAGATGATCCCACAGACTTATTAACTAACGTCGAAGATGGCACAACCATGTGGATGAGTCACGGCGACTCCGTGGTAAAAATGCCAACCGGTTTTGAAATTTTGGCACATACAGAAAATACTCCCTGTGCGGCTGTTGCTGACCACGAAAAGAAACTTTATGGTGTGCAGTTCCACCCCGAAGTTGTGCATTCCATTGGTGGTTTAGCCTTAATTCGCAACTTTGTTTATCATATCTGCGAATGTGAACCCACTTGGACAACTGCCGCCTTTGTGGAAGAAGCAATCAGAGAAATTCGGGCTAAAGTTGGCGATAAACGGGTACTTTTGGCATTATCTGGCGGTGTTGATTCTTCTACCCTAGCTTTTTTATTACATAAAGCGATCGGTGATCAACTAACTTGTGTATTTATCGACCAAGGCTTTATGCGGAAATATGAGCCAGAACGGTTGGTGAAATTGTTCCAAGAGCAGTTTCATATTCCTGTAGAATATGTCAATGCCCGCGATCGCTTTTTAGATACCATTGCAGGCGTGACAGATCCCGAAGAAAAACGCCGTCGCATCGGTCACGAATTTATTAGTACCTTTGAAGAAGCATCGAAACGCCTCGGCCCCTTTGATTACTTAGCTCAAGGTACACTGTATCCCGACGTAATCGAATCTGCCGATACCAACGTTGATCCCCAAACAGGTGAACGGGTAGCAGTTAAAATTAAAAGCCATCACAACGTCGGCGGTTTACCCAAAGACTTGCGATTTAAATTAGTCGAACCCCTGCGGAAATTATTTAAAGATGAAGTCCGCAAAGTTGGTCGTTCCATTGGTTTACCAGAAGAAATCGTCCAACGCCAACCCTTCCCAGGCCCCGGTTTAGCAATTCGCATCATCGGTGAAGTCACCGCCGAAAGATTGAATATTCTCCGTGATGCTGATTTAATTGTGCGCCAAGAAATCAATCAACGTGGATTGTACAACGAAGTTTGGCAAGCCTTTGCTGTATTGTTGCCCATTCGCAGCGTTGGCGTAATGGGAGATCAAAGGACTTACGCCTTTCCCATAGTTTTGCGAATCGTCACCAGTGAAGATGGTATGACCGCAGATTGGGCGCGTCTCCCTTATGATGTGTTGGAAGTAATTTCTAACCGCATTGTGAACGAAGTTAAAGGTGTGAATCGTGTAGTTTACGATATTACTTCCAAGCCACCTGGAACTATCGAATGGGAGTAA
- the cbiD gene encoding cobalt-precorrin-5B (C(1))-methyltransferase CbiD, with product MTKAGYTLPVFACAAAMAALHWLRQNQPVQTMAVDLITPAQIAEIPIEQVAGLSENLALGITRSNPGDNLDLTRDTPIWAMVAWGGETAQAVTIKGGEGIGKILDADDQPAIYRYAQNLLQENLQRMLAPGEKITVTIILPEGRSLAVRTSNAAFGVVEGLSLLGTTGISQPLSSPDQLTAFRAELQQKASRFQSLVFCIGENGLDLAQKIGINPEQLVKTANWLGPMLVEADALGVKEILLFGYHGKLLKLAGGIFHTHHHLADGRREILAAHCALAGMQSSDIQAIFHSPTAEAALKYLRELDTDSGSDWVNQVYGAIVQTVDTRSQEYMQAHNNRGTTAPKCGSILFDRDRKIIVKSKTACFLIAKLC from the coding sequence ATGACTAAAGCTGGATACACTTTACCTGTGTTTGCTTGTGCGGCAGCGATGGCGGCGTTACATTGGTTACGCCAAAATCAGCCTGTGCAAACTATGGCGGTTGACTTAATTACACCAGCGCAAATCGCTGAAATTCCGATAGAACAAGTGGCGGGGCTATCGGAAAATCTGGCTTTAGGCATTACTCGCAGTAATCCTGGTGATAATCTTGACCTGACACGAGATACACCAATTTGGGCAATGGTGGCTTGGGGTGGAGAAACAGCACAAGCAGTCACAATTAAAGGTGGCGAGGGAATTGGCAAAATTCTGGATGCAGATGACCAGCCAGCGATTTATCGTTATGCCCAAAATTTATTGCAAGAAAACTTGCAACGGATGTTAGCACCAGGGGAGAAAATCACAGTAACGATTATTTTACCCGAAGGGCGATCGCTGGCTGTCCGCACTTCTAATGCTGCCTTTGGTGTAGTGGAAGGACTTTCACTATTAGGAACAACCGGAATTTCCCAACCTTTAAGTTCACCAGATCAATTAACCGCTTTTCGGGCAGAATTACAACAAAAAGCCAGTCGCTTTCAGAGTTTGGTATTTTGCATTGGCGAGAATGGTTTAGATTTAGCCCAAAAAATCGGTATTAATCCCGAACAATTGGTAAAAACGGCTAACTGGTTGGGGCCGATGTTGGTTGAGGCTGATGCTTTAGGCGTTAAGGAAATCTTATTGTTCGGTTATCACGGCAAGCTGCTGAAATTGGCGGGAGGCATTTTCCATACCCATCATCATTTGGCAGATGGGCGACGGGAAATTTTAGCAGCCCACTGTGCATTGGCGGGAATGCAGTCATCAGATATACAAGCAATATTTCATAGTCCGACGGCAGAAGCAGCCCTGAAATATCTCCGAGAATTGGATACTGACAGTGGTAGTGATTGGGTAAATCAAGTTTATGGTGCAATCGTCCAAACTGTAGATACTCGTTCTCAAGAATACATGCAAGCCCATAATAACCGGGGTACGACAGCACCAAAATGTGGCTCAATTCTCTTTGATCGCGATCGCAAAATTATCGTAAAGAGTAAAACTGCTTGTTTCTTAATCGCAAAATTATGTTAA
- a CDS encoding DUF3177 family protein has protein sequence MEDVWFRPYIWADYRLAVLFTLIIPLILLIWAFVQRAEGIQRLLMIYWRVASLLAITIYLMIAEYPVSFVSGLIARILIPISLWFWVDLNDEIEYQQSGLLKLIFTSWRWAVTVYSLLGAIAFIPFIGCAFSETAIKSSYCRVWFEAPLLFKDYFHHNSKPAFLGFLGITCLVIYVLYLSYFVLIKLGKQGRSATPQ, from the coding sequence ATGGAAGACGTTTGGTTTCGCCCATATATCTGGGCTGATTATCGACTGGCAGTATTATTTACACTGATTATTCCCTTAATTCTGCTGATTTGGGCATTTGTCCAGAGGGCAGAAGGAATACAACGCTTGTTAATGATTTACTGGCGAGTGGCAAGTCTGTTGGCAATTACGATTTATTTAATGATTGCTGAGTATCCTGTTAGCTTTGTTTCTGGGTTAATAGCGCGTATCCTGATTCCGATTTCTCTGTGGTTTTGGGTGGATCTCAATGATGAAATTGAGTATCAACAAAGTGGCTTGTTAAAGTTGATTTTTACTTCTTGGCGCTGGGCTGTAACAGTTTATAGTTTACTTGGTGCGATCGCTTTTATTCCTTTTATCGGTTGTGCCTTTTCCGAGACAGCCATCAAAAGTTCTTATTGTCGAGTCTGGTTTGAAGCCCCCTTACTCTTTAAAGACTACTTCCATCACAACAGCAAGCCTGCATTTCTCGGTTTTCTGGGTATTACCTGTTTAGTGATTTATGTACTTTACTTAAGCTACTTTGTTCTTATTAAGCTGGGCAAACAAGGACGTTCAGCAACACCTCAGTAA
- a CDS encoding Calvin cycle protein CP12 has product MSETKAKVDIQEQIQAEVEQARAVCDISGSNSAECAAAWDAVEELQAEASHQRQNKPKNSLEQYCDDNPEAVECRVYDE; this is encoded by the coding sequence ATGAGCGAAACCAAAGCAAAAGTGGATATCCAAGAACAAATTCAAGCAGAAGTAGAACAAGCTCGTGCTGTCTGCGATATCTCAGGTAGCAATTCTGCTGAGTGTGCAGCCGCTTGGGATGCAGTTGAAGAACTGCAAGCTGAAGCCTCTCACCAGCGCCAAAATAAGCCCAAAAATTCTCTAGAACAGTACTGCGATGACAACCCAGAAGCAGTAGAATGCCGAGTTTACGATGAATAG